A section of the Spirochaetaceae bacterium genome encodes:
- a CDS encoding phytanoyl-CoA dioxygenase family protein: protein MVVDGVDVAALIGEEVLAEYRERGYWRSPRLFDRDTTARLRRAHERLWAGDFDHQTPSQYGPPRDEPDATAVRQQCNAFWLNDDIRAVTTSALLGAIGARLMGVDEVRLWHDQAVIKPGVGAGGAAVTAGNIGWHQDYGHWQCSSSTNMCTAWIALQDTDLGNGAMRTIVGSHRWGLLEDSANFGNKDLEGLQARLSTQEISGAWIDEPCLLREGEVSFHHCLTLHGSGPNLSERARLCLISHMMPGDTGYRLSRQYHPNMLFLGPDARPGQPFAGTYWPLMWPRDRA, encoded by the coding sequence ATGGTAGTTGACGGCGTCGACGTCGCTGCGTTGATCGGCGAGGAGGTGCTGGCCGAGTACCGCGAACGCGGTTACTGGCGCAGTCCGCGGCTGTTCGACCGAGACACCACCGCGCGGCTGCGGCGTGCCCACGAGCGGCTGTGGGCGGGCGATTTCGATCACCAGACCCCCTCCCAGTACGGGCCGCCGCGCGATGAGCCCGATGCGACCGCGGTGCGCCAGCAGTGCAATGCCTTCTGGCTCAACGACGACATCCGAGCGGTCACCACCAGCGCGCTGCTCGGTGCCATCGGCGCGCGGCTGATGGGCGTGGACGAGGTGCGACTGTGGCATGACCAGGCGGTTATCAAGCCCGGCGTGGGCGCCGGCGGGGCCGCGGTCACCGCCGGCAACATCGGCTGGCACCAGGACTACGGCCACTGGCAGTGCTCCAGCTCCACCAACATGTGCACCGCCTGGATCGCCCTGCAGGACACCGACCTCGGCAACGGCGCCATGCGCACCATCGTCGGCTCGCACCGCTGGGGCCTGCTGGAAGACAGCGCCAACTTCGGCAACAAGGACCTGGAAGGGCTCCAGGCCCGGCTGTCGACGCAGGAGATCAGCGGCGCCTGGATCGACGAGCCGTGCCTGCTGCGCGAGGGCGAGGTGAGCTTCCATCACTGCCTCACGTTGCACGGCTCCGGCCCCAACCTGAGCGAGCGCGCGCGCCTGTGCCTCATCTCGCACATGATGCCGGGCGACACCGGCTACCGGCTCAGCCGCCAGTACCACCCCAACATGTTGTTCCTTGGTCCCGACGCCCGTCCCGGCCAGCCGTTCGCCGGCACCTACTGGCCGCTCATGTGGCCCCGCGACCGCGCCTGA